In a single window of the Candidatus Rokuibacteriota bacterium genome:
- a CDS encoding ABC transporter ATP-binding protein gives MLGVDDLHAYYGASHVLQGVTLQVEAGRVAGILGRNGVGKTTTLRAIMGLTTPRRGRVALDAADITGWAPHRVARAGVAYVPEGRQIFPALTALENIRVAERRPASRWPVERLLELFPLLRPRLRHRGRQLSGGEQQMLAIARALVTDPRVLLLDEPSQGLAPLIVRELATVIRRLAAEGVTVLLVEQNLKLAELVADHLFVMVKGRVVYDATPERFHADGAEVRTRYLTL, from the coding sequence ATGCTCGGGGTCGACGACCTCCACGCCTACTACGGGGCGAGCCACGTGCTCCAGGGGGTGACGCTCCAGGTGGAGGCGGGCCGGGTTGCCGGCATCCTCGGCCGGAACGGCGTGGGCAAGACCACCACGCTTCGCGCGATCATGGGCCTCACCACGCCGCGGCGAGGGCGGGTCGCGCTGGACGCCGCCGACATCACCGGCTGGGCGCCGCACCGGGTGGCGCGGGCCGGCGTGGCCTATGTCCCCGAGGGTCGCCAGATCTTCCCGGCGCTCACGGCGCTCGAGAACATCCGGGTCGCCGAGCGGCGCCCGGCCTCGCGCTGGCCCGTGGAGCGGCTCCTGGAGCTCTTCCCCCTGCTCCGGCCGCGGCTGCGCCACCGGGGCCGGCAGCTGTCGGGCGGGGAGCAGCAGATGCTCGCCATCGCGCGCGCGCTGGTCACGGACCCCCGGGTGCTGCTCCTGGACGAGCCGTCCCAGGGCCTGGCGCCGCTGATCGTCCGGGAGCTCGCCACGGTCATCCGGCGTCTCGCCGCCGAGGGCGTCACGGTGCTCCTGGTCGAGCAGAACCTGAAGCTGGCCGAGCTCGTGGCCGATCACCTCTTCGTCATGGTCAAGGGGCGCGTCGTCTACGACGCGACCCCGGAGCGGTTCCACGCCGACGGCGCCGAGGTCCGCACGCGGTACCTCACGCTGTAG
- a CDS encoding enoyl-CoA hydratase/isomerase family protein, with protein MNYSEYRHLTFELRPNGVLLTTINRPEVLNATNARLHWELSRVWRTADEEEAVRVVLITGAGKAFSAGGDLGMAEAMAGDPGAIARAMREASDIVYSMIHLDKPVVSAINGVAVGAGLAVALLADISIIAETARLTDGHLRLGVGAGDHAVLLWPLLCGMAKAKHYLLTSEFLDGKEAERIGLVSRCVPAERLMETAWQVADTLASGSQPAIRGTKRALNNWLRQAGPLFDHSLALEMLNFMGPDIREGIRAIREKRPPDFP; from the coding sequence GTGAACTACTCCGAGTACCGGCATCTCACGTTCGAGCTACGGCCCAACGGCGTCTTGCTGACGACGATCAACCGCCCCGAGGTGCTCAACGCGACGAACGCGCGCCTGCACTGGGAGCTCTCACGGGTGTGGAGGACGGCGGACGAGGAGGAGGCGGTGCGCGTGGTCCTGATCACGGGGGCCGGGAAGGCCTTCTCCGCGGGCGGTGACCTGGGCATGGCCGAGGCCATGGCCGGCGACCCCGGCGCCATCGCCCGGGCCATGCGGGAAGCCTCCGATATCGTCTACAGCATGATTCATCTCGACAAGCCCGTCGTCTCCGCCATCAACGGCGTCGCCGTGGGGGCAGGGCTCGCGGTGGCGCTGCTCGCCGACATCAGCATCATCGCCGAGACGGCGCGCCTCACCGACGGCCACCTGCGCTTGGGTGTGGGGGCCGGGGACCACGCCGTGCTCCTCTGGCCGCTCCTCTGCGGCATGGCGAAGGCCAAGCACTACCTCCTCACCTCGGAGTTCCTGGACGGCAAGGAAGCCGAGCGCATCGGGCTCGTCAGCCGCTGTGTGCCCGCCGAGAGGCTGATGGAGACCGCCTGGCAGGTGGCCGATACCCTGGCCTCGGGCAGCCAGCCCGCCATCCGGGGGACCAAGCGCGCGCTCAACAACTGGCTGCGCCAGGCGGGCCCGCTGTTCGACCATTCCCTGGCGCTGGAGATGCTGAACTTCATGGGGCCGGACATCCGCGAGGGGATCAGGGCGATCAGGGAGAAGCGGCCGCCGGACTTCCCGTGA
- a CDS encoding SDR family oxidoreductase, translating to MELHLAGKVAIVGGASEGIGYEIARTLAAEGAGVVITARREPALVSAVDAIRQETGAQVHAVQADVRKGEDSVRIVEEAIRRFGGVQILVNNDGAPPIGLLRDFDDAAWANAVEQNLMSVVRMVRLTTPHMEAAGGGAIVNITGLSAIEPMVGFGLSVATWAGVIGLAKTLARELARDRITINTICPGFINTTRLEKVFRKQAEGEGLAFEAFIRRLTEGIPLGRLGTPEDIAGLVALLASPRGAFITGATIQVDGGSRRSLL from the coding sequence GTGGAGCTCCACCTCGCCGGGAAGGTGGCCATCGTCGGGGGCGCCAGCGAGGGCATCGGCTACGAGATCGCCCGGACCCTGGCGGCGGAGGGCGCGGGAGTCGTCATCACGGCGCGGCGCGAGCCCGCGCTGGTCTCCGCCGTCGACGCGATCCGGCAGGAGACCGGCGCCCAGGTTCACGCCGTCCAGGCCGATGTGCGGAAGGGGGAGGACAGTGTCCGCATCGTCGAGGAGGCGATCCGCCGCTTCGGGGGCGTGCAGATCCTCGTCAACAACGATGGGGCCCCGCCGATCGGGCTGCTGCGGGACTTCGACGACGCGGCCTGGGCGAACGCCGTCGAGCAGAACCTCATGAGCGTCGTCCGGATGGTGCGGCTGACGACGCCCCACATGGAGGCGGCCGGCGGGGGCGCGATCGTCAACATCACCGGGCTCTCCGCCATCGAGCCGATGGTCGGCTTCGGCCTGTCCGTGGCGACGTGGGCCGGGGTGATCGGGCTGGCGAAGACCCTCGCGCGGGAGCTCGCGCGGGACCGGATCACGATCAACACGATCTGCCCGGGGTTCATCAACACCACGCGCCTCGAGAAGGTCTTCCGGAAGCAGGCCGAGGGCGAGGGGCTCGCGTTCGAGGCGTTCATCCGGCGGCTGACCGAGGGAATCCCGCTGGGCCGCCTGGGCACTCCCGAGGACATCGCGGGGCTGGTCGCCCTCCTCGCCTCGCCCCGGGGCGCCTTCATCACCGGCGCGACCATCCAGGTCGACGGGGGATCCCGGCGGAGTCTGCTGTGA
- a CDS encoding ABC transporter ATP-binding protein, with product MTIQQGEIRAVIGPNGAGKTTLFNVIAGSLRPTAGSVVFKGEPLTGLPPHAICARGLSRTFQLTALFPRLTVLENVRLAAQARARGRWRVLGGGAIRGETTREAEGWLDRLRLAHVARAPAGLLSHGDQRLLEVAMALAQRPEVLLLDEPTQGLSVEETARTVALLHELLTDGRLTVLLVEHDMEVVFSLAHRITVLHQGRVIGDGTPAEVKRTPAVQTAYLGGLD from the coding sequence ATGACCATCCAGCAGGGGGAGATCCGCGCGGTGATCGGCCCGAACGGCGCGGGCAAGACGACGCTCTTCAACGTGATCGCGGGGTCGCTCCGGCCCACCGCCGGGTCCGTCGTCTTCAAGGGCGAGCCGCTCACGGGGCTCCCGCCGCATGCCATCTGCGCCCGGGGCCTGTCGCGGACCTTCCAGCTCACCGCGCTCTTTCCCAGGCTCACCGTCCTCGAGAACGTCAGGCTCGCGGCCCAGGCGCGGGCCCGGGGGCGGTGGCGGGTGCTCGGCGGCGGGGCGATCAGGGGCGAGACGACCCGGGAGGCCGAGGGCTGGCTCGACCGCCTCCGCCTGGCGCATGTCGCCCGCGCCCCGGCGGGTCTCCTGTCCCACGGCGACCAGCGCCTGCTCGAGGTGGCCATGGCGCTGGCCCAGCGCCCCGAAGTCCTCCTGCTGGACGAGCCCACCCAGGGGCTCTCGGTGGAGGAGACCGCCCGCACGGTCGCGCTCCTGCACGAGCTGCTCACCGACGGCCGGCTCACGGTCCTCCTCGTCGAGCACGACATGGAGGTGGTCTTCTCGCTCGCCCACCGGATCACCGTGCTCCACCAGGGGCGCGTCATCGGCGACGGCACGCCGGCCGAGGTGAAGCGGACCCCGGCCGTCCAGACGGCCTATCTGGGGGGGCTCGACTGA
- a CDS encoding AMP-binding protein, whose protein sequence is MPVFQTRLTPDLVARYTRSGHWGTETFAQILAARAAAHPEREAIVDHRHRVTYGELAARVERTAAAFQQLGVGPGDTVTIQLPNWAEFAYVFFALERVGAVANQIGPDFRGREVDYILRFSESRAFVCPATFKDFEYVPMIRALRPGLPALETVCVLGGPDAADTVSLDEMVYGTRPLPPLVPRPMGADAVMRMAFTSGTTGNPKGVTHSFNTTLPTCRILNAAMEVTENEVFLVYLPLGLNWGYLTLLQAIMAGARAVLLDRFSGRAALELIERERVTFIPSAPASIIAMLNDPELGRFDLRSLRVVITGGASCPVETIRAFRARLPGYLIELYGMLETGFHTFTRFTDDPEAVAGTIGRPAPGMGLRLIDEHGRDVPPGAEGEIAAEGPSVHLGYHKNPAANAELFTADGWFRTGDLGQLDAAGNVTIVGRLKEMINRGGKKFFPREIEEILYTHPKVLHAAIVGVPDPRLGERNCLCVIPRPGASLPLEEVVAFLAGSVATYKLPEEIEVFDDFPFTPTGKIQRHALTRQVLARRGAEVPRP, encoded by the coding sequence ATGCCTGTCTTCCAGACCCGTCTCACGCCCGACCTCGTCGCGCGCTACACGCGCTCGGGACACTGGGGGACCGAAACCTTCGCCCAGATCCTGGCCGCGCGCGCGGCGGCCCATCCCGAGCGGGAGGCCATCGTCGACCATCGCCACCGCGTCACGTACGGGGAGCTCGCCGCCCGGGTGGAGCGCACGGCGGCGGCCTTCCAGCAGCTCGGCGTCGGCCCCGGCGACACGGTGACGATCCAGCTGCCGAACTGGGCCGAGTTCGCCTACGTCTTCTTCGCGCTCGAGCGCGTGGGAGCGGTCGCCAACCAGATCGGCCCCGACTTCCGCGGCCGGGAGGTCGACTACATCCTGCGCTTCTCCGAGAGCCGCGCCTTCGTGTGCCCCGCGACGTTCAAGGACTTCGAGTACGTCCCGATGATCCGCGCGCTGCGCCCGGGCCTCCCCGCCCTCGAGACCGTGTGCGTGCTCGGCGGCCCGGACGCGGCGGACACGGTGTCCTTGGACGAGATGGTCTACGGCACACGCCCGCTGCCGCCGCTGGTTCCGAGGCCCATGGGGGCGGACGCGGTCATGCGCATGGCCTTCACCTCGGGGACGACCGGGAACCCGAAGGGCGTCACCCACAGCTTCAACACGACGCTGCCCACGTGCCGCATCCTCAATGCCGCCATGGAGGTGACCGAGAACGAGGTCTTTCTCGTCTACCTCCCGCTGGGCTTGAACTGGGGCTACCTCACCCTCCTCCAGGCTATCATGGCGGGCGCCCGGGCCGTGCTCCTGGACCGGTTCTCGGGCCGGGCGGCCCTCGAGCTGATCGAGCGGGAGCGCGTCACCTTCATCCCGAGCGCCCCGGCCTCGATCATCGCCATGCTGAACGATCCCGAGCTCGGGCGCTTCGACCTGCGCTCCCTCCGCGTCGTCATCACCGGCGGCGCCTCCTGCCCCGTCGAGACGATCCGGGCGTTCCGGGCGCGGCTGCCCGGGTATCTCATCGAGCTCTACGGCATGCTCGAGACCGGCTTCCACACCTTCACGCGCTTCACGGACGACCCCGAGGCGGTGGCGGGCACCATCGGCCGGCCGGCGCCCGGCATGGGCCTGCGCCTCATCGACGAGCACGGCCGCGACGTCCCGCCGGGGGCGGAGGGCGAGATCGCCGCCGAGGGGCCGTCGGTGCACCTCGGCTACCACAAGAACCCCGCCGCCAACGCCGAGCTGTTCACCGCGGACGGGTGGTTCCGGACGGGCGATCTGGGGCAGCTCGACGCGGCCGGCAACGTGACGATCGTGGGGCGGCTCAAGGAGATGATCAATCGCGGCGGCAAGAAGTTCTTCCCGCGCGAGATCGAGGAGATCCTCTACACGCATCCGAAGGTGCTCCACGCCGCGATCGTCGGGGTGCCCGATCCGCGGCTCGGGGAGCGGAACTGCCTGTGCGTGATCCCCCGGCCAGGCGCGAGCCTCCCGCTCGAGGAGGTCGTGGCGTTCCTCGCGGGGAGCGTCGCGACCTACAAGCTCCCGGAGGAGATCGAGGTGTTCGACGACTTCCCCTTCACCCCCACGGGCAAGATCCAGCGGCATGCGTTGACCCGCCAGGTGCTGGCCCGGCGCGGGGCGGAGGTGCCGCGGCCATGA
- a CDS encoding amidohydrolase, with the protein MSTGAPAARAIIDLHSHWGTRRGYPFQTPEELSQQEKVFRSKPSYVTEAEMAAHFREMNVRTVLDLGVRKPAPIEEVRALHEYAFEVQRQYPDVILGNWLHVDPRMGPPAVEEFERCLREGSGFLGLGVPGAGFNVPANDASYAPLYRLCIEARVPALIMVGYTGLGAGLPGGGGVRLESSHPRYLDDVAASYPDLTIVASRPAWPWQAEMIAILIHKTNVWYELHGWSPRYLAPELKTEIARRLQDRVMFGADYPLLNYRRLVADWQGEGYPEEVLEKVFRENAERFLAGVRR; encoded by the coding sequence ATGAGCACGGGCGCGCCGGCTGCGCGGGCCATCATCGATCTGCACTCGCACTGGGGCACCAGGCGCGGCTACCCGTTCCAGACCCCGGAGGAGCTCTCCCAGCAGGAGAAGGTGTTCCGGTCCAAGCCGAGCTATGTGACCGAGGCCGAGATGGCGGCGCATTTCCGCGAGATGAATGTCCGGACCGTCCTGGACCTCGGGGTGCGGAAGCCGGCGCCCATCGAGGAGGTCCGAGCGCTTCACGAGTACGCGTTCGAGGTCCAGCGCCAGTACCCCGACGTGATCCTCGGCAACTGGCTCCATGTCGACCCGCGGATGGGCCCCCCGGCGGTGGAGGAGTTCGAGCGCTGTCTCCGCGAGGGCAGCGGTTTCCTCGGGCTCGGCGTCCCTGGGGCCGGCTTCAACGTGCCCGCCAACGATGCGAGCTACGCGCCGCTCTACCGCCTCTGCATCGAGGCCCGGGTGCCGGCGCTCATCATGGTGGGCTATACCGGCCTCGGGGCCGGCCTGCCGGGCGGCGGCGGTGTCCGCCTAGAGAGCAGTCACCCGCGCTACCTGGATGACGTCGCCGCCAGCTACCCCGACCTGACGATCGTCGCCTCGCGCCCCGCCTGGCCCTGGCAAGCGGAGATGATCGCGATCCTCATCCACAAGACGAATGTGTGGTACGAGCTGCACGGCTGGTCCCCCCGCTACCTCGCCCCCGAGCTCAAGACCGAGATCGCGCGGCGGCTCCAGGACCGGGTCATGTTCGGCGCGGACTACCCCCTCCTGAACTACCGGCGGCTGGTCGCCGACTGGCAGGGCGAGGGCTACCCGGAGGAGGTGCTCGAGAAGGTCTTCCGGGAGAACGCCGAGCGGTTCCTGGCCGGCGTGAGGCGCTGA